One window of Ralstonia pickettii DTP0602 genomic DNA carries:
- a CDS encoding zinc metalloprotease (K11749: rseP; regulator of sigma E protease [EC:3.4.24.-]), whose amino-acid sequence MQTVLAFIVALCVLIYVHEMGHYLAARACGVKVLRFSIGFGRPLLRWISKSRDRTEWTVAAIPLGGYVRMLDEREFDPGRDSPIDPIDLPRAFNRQPVGKRFIIVAAGPLANFLLAIVLYFALFAGGMREPAPIVAAPAAGTTAAQAGVREGDRVLSLTANGHTEPVRSWNDLRMAVFAEGFGDARAVLRVRSPDGAERDVTLARLPNTGGNPEQDPLATLGLNLKGGPVTITEVLPGSAAERAGLKKGDRVVAWQGTPLTQASALIKAVRSQPGQTVTLGIERDGKRLDVPVTLDSAPARDGEKTASADPSKNAPAPSGKLGAALSQAVEMETVRYRPDQALARAVGQVWDTSALSLKLLGKMLVGQASLQNLSGPLTVADYAGRAANLGLQAFISFLALVSVSLGVLNLLPIPVLDGGHLLYYCVEFLTGRPVPDHWQAMLQKVGIACILLLTSLALFNDVSRMFLANG is encoded by the coding sequence ATGCAAACCGTACTCGCTTTCATCGTCGCCCTGTGCGTGCTGATCTATGTGCACGAAATGGGGCACTACCTCGCCGCCCGTGCCTGCGGCGTGAAGGTGCTGCGCTTTTCCATCGGCTTCGGGCGGCCGCTGCTGCGCTGGATCTCGAAGAGCCGCGACCGCACCGAATGGACGGTGGCGGCGATCCCGCTGGGCGGCTACGTCAGGATGCTGGACGAGCGTGAGTTCGATCCCGGGCGCGACTCACCCATCGATCCGATCGACCTGCCGCGCGCCTTCAACCGCCAGCCGGTGGGCAAGCGCTTCATCATCGTGGCGGCCGGGCCGCTGGCCAATTTCCTGCTGGCGATCGTGCTGTACTTTGCGCTGTTCGCCGGCGGCATGCGCGAGCCCGCGCCCATCGTGGCCGCGCCCGCGGCCGGCACCACGGCGGCGCAGGCCGGCGTGCGTGAGGGCGACCGGGTGCTGTCGCTGACCGCCAACGGCCATACCGAACCAGTGCGTTCCTGGAATGACCTGCGCATGGCCGTGTTTGCCGAGGGCTTCGGCGATGCGCGCGCCGTGCTGCGCGTGCGCAGCCCCGACGGCGCCGAGCGCGACGTCACGCTGGCGCGCCTGCCCAATACCGGCGGCAATCCCGAGCAGGACCCGCTTGCCACGCTCGGCCTGAACCTGAAGGGCGGGCCGGTGACGATCACCGAGGTGCTGCCCGGTTCCGCCGCCGAGCGCGCCGGCCTGAAGAAGGGCGACCGCGTGGTGGCCTGGCAGGGCACTCCGCTGACGCAGGCCAGCGCGCTGATCAAGGCGGTGCGCAGCCAGCCTGGCCAGACCGTGACGCTGGGCATCGAGCGCGACGGCAAGCGCCTGGACGTGCCGGTGACGCTGGACAGCGCCCCGGCGCGCGATGGCGAGAAGACGGCAAGCGCGGATCCAAGCAAGAATGCGCCCGCGCCCTCGGGCAAGCTCGGCGCGGCGCTCAGCCAGGCGGTGGAAATGGAAACCGTGCGCTACCGGCCGGACCAGGCGCTGGCGCGCGCGGTGGGCCAGGTCTGGGACACCAGCGCGCTGTCGCTGAAGCTGCTCGGCAAGATGCTGGTGGGGCAGGCATCGCTGCAGAACCTGAGCGGTCCGCTGACCGTGGCGGATTACGCGGGACGTGCCGCAAACCTCGGCCTGCAGGCGTTTATCAGCTTCCTGGCGCTGGTCAGCGTCAGCCTCGGGGTACTGAATTTGTTACCTATTCCGGTTCTGGACGGGGGGCATTTGCTGTATTATTGCGTGGAATTTTTGACTGGCCGGCCCGTCCCAGACCACTGGCAGGCAATGCTGCAGAAGGTTGGCATCGCCTGCATCTTGCTCCTGACTTCGCTCGCTTTGTTCAATGACGTCAGCCGAATGTTTCTGGCGAACGGCTAG
- a CDS encoding membrane protein (K07277: yaeT; outer membrane protein) has product MESKRGSTLIRHKRISLGLLASAVIAAWSPAGWAADPFVVRDIRVEGLQRVEPGTVFGYLPVRVGETFTDDKGADAIRALYNTGFFKDVQIRAEDGVLVVQVEERPAISQLEFVGIKEFDKDTLRRSLRAVGVAEARYYDKALIDKAEQELKRQYVARGYYAADVQTTITPVDRNRVSVVFNVEEGPVAKIRQINIVGNKAFKEGTLRDEMQLSTPNWLSWYTKNDLYSKQKLTADLEALRSFYLNRGYLEFAIESTQVSITPDKKDIYLTLNIKEGEQYKVSDIRLAGELLGKQEEMEKLLQLKKGDIFSSEKLTASTKAITDLLGTYGYAFTTINPQPNIDQQKREVALTLMVDPGRRVYVRRVNVVGNSKTRDEVVRREMRQMESSWFDSEKLQQSQARINRTGYFTDTNITTEDVPGAPDQVDVNVNVTEKPTGQISLGVGFSSTDKLVLQAGLRQDNVFGSGTSLGLDVNTAKSFRTIALTQYDPYFTVDGISRSTDIYYRTSRPLYYTGDQDYKIVSAGGGFKFGVPFSEVDTVFFGIGYERTQVYTSVNTPAQYTDWLSKIGKSSGDGINNFPFTIGWARDRRDSALVPTKGPYTQANLEVGLPGGDTQYYRASVQQQYFYPISKAFTLALNGEVAYGHGYGNTPFPVFKYFYAGGIGSVRGYQTSTLGPKDQNGNPVGGASKMIGNIEFIFPLPGSGVDRTLRLFTFFDFGNVYQEGAPLRFSDLKYSTGFGMSWLSPIGPLKISMGFPLKRDDTDKVQRFQFQIGTAF; this is encoded by the coding sequence ATGGAATCAAAGAGGGGATCAACATTGATCAGACATAAGCGCATTTCGCTGGGCTTGCTGGCGAGTGCCGTTATTGCAGCCTGGAGCCCGGCGGGCTGGGCTGCCGATCCGTTCGTCGTCAGGGACATCCGCGTTGAGGGCCTGCAACGCGTCGAGCCGGGTACCGTGTTTGGCTACCTTCCTGTGCGCGTCGGTGAAACCTTCACCGACGACAAGGGCGCCGATGCCATCCGTGCCCTCTACAATACCGGCTTCTTCAAGGACGTGCAGATCCGCGCCGAAGACGGCGTGCTGGTGGTGCAGGTCGAGGAGCGCCCGGCCATCTCGCAGCTCGAGTTCGTCGGCATCAAGGAATTCGACAAGGACACGCTGCGCCGTTCGTTGCGCGCGGTCGGCGTGGCTGAAGCCCGTTACTACGACAAGGCACTGATCGACAAGGCCGAGCAAGAGCTCAAGCGCCAGTACGTCGCGCGCGGCTACTATGCCGCCGACGTGCAGACCACGATCACGCCGGTGGACCGCAACCGCGTCTCGGTGGTGTTCAACGTCGAAGAGGGGCCGGTCGCCAAGATCCGCCAGATCAATATCGTCGGCAACAAGGCCTTCAAGGAAGGCACGCTGCGCGACGAGATGCAGCTGTCCACGCCGAACTGGCTGTCGTGGTACACCAAGAACGACCTGTACTCGAAGCAGAAGCTGACCGCCGACCTGGAAGCGCTGCGCTCGTTCTACCTGAACCGCGGCTACCTGGAGTTCGCGATCGAATCGACCCAGGTGTCGATCACGCCGGACAAGAAGGACATCTACCTGACGCTGAACATCAAGGAAGGCGAGCAGTACAAGGTGTCCGACATCCGCCTGGCCGGCGAGCTGCTCGGCAAGCAGGAGGAAATGGAAAAGCTGCTGCAGCTGAAGAAGGGCGACATCTTCTCGTCCGAAAAGCTGACCGCCAGCACCAAGGCCATCACCGACCTGCTCGGCACCTACGGCTACGCCTTCACCACCATCAATCCGCAGCCGAACATCGACCAGCAGAAGCGTGAAGTCGCGCTGACGCTGATGGTCGACCCGGGCCGCCGCGTCTACGTGCGCCGCGTCAACGTGGTGGGCAACAGCAAGACCCGCGACGAAGTGGTGCGCCGCGAGATGCGCCAGATGGAAAGCTCGTGGTTCGACAGCGAGAAGCTGCAGCAGTCGCAGGCACGTATCAACCGGACCGGGTACTTCACCGACACCAACATCACCACCGAGGACGTGCCGGGCGCGCCCGACCAGGTCGATGTGAACGTCAACGTGACGGAAAAACCGACCGGCCAGATCAGCCTGGGCGTGGGCTTCTCGTCCACCGACAAGCTGGTGCTGCAGGCCGGCCTGCGCCAGGACAACGTGTTCGGCTCCGGTACCAGCCTGGGCCTGGACGTGAACACCGCCAAGTCGTTCCGTACCATCGCGCTGACGCAGTACGACCCGTACTTCACGGTGGACGGCATCAGCCGCTCGACCGATATCTACTACCGTACCTCGCGCCCGCTGTACTACACCGGCGACCAGGACTACAAGATCGTGTCCGCCGGCGGCGGCTTCAAGTTCGGCGTGCCGTTCTCGGAAGTCGATACGGTGTTCTTCGGCATCGGCTACGAACGGACCCAGGTTTATACCTCGGTCAACACGCCGGCGCAGTACACCGACTGGCTCAGCAAGATCGGCAAGAGCTCGGGCGACGGGATCAACAATTTCCCGTTCACCATCGGCTGGGCACGTGACCGCCGCGACAGCGCACTGGTCCCGACCAAGGGCCCATACACCCAGGCCAACCTGGAAGTCGGCCTGCCGGGCGGTGACACGCAGTACTACCGTGCCAGCGTGCAGCAGCAGTACTTCTATCCGATCTCGAAGGCCTTTACGCTGGCACTGAACGGTGAAGTCGCCTACGGCCACGGCTACGGCAACACGCCGTTCCCGGTGTTCAAGTACTTCTACGCCGGCGGTATCGGCTCGGTGCGTGGCTACCAGACCAGCACGCTGGGCCCGAAGGACCAGAACGGCAACCCGGTGGGCGGTGCCTCCAAGATGATCGGCAACATCGAATTCATCTTCCCGCTGCCTGGCTCGGGCGTGGACCGCACGCTGCGCCTGTTCACGTTCTTTGACTTCGGTAACGTCTACCAGGAAGGTGCGCCGCTGCGCTTCAGCGACCTCAAGTACTCGACCGGCTTCGGCATGTCGTGGCTGTCGCCGATCGGCCCGCTGAAGATCAGCATGGGCTTCCCGCTCAAGCGCGACGATACCGACAAGGTCCAGCGCTTCCAGTTCCAGATCGGCACGGCATTCTGA